The following are encoded in a window of Brettanomyces bruxellensis chromosome 9, complete sequence genomic DNA:
- the ENO1 gene encoding phosphopyruvate hydratase, with protein sequence MSTVTKVHARYVYDSRGNPTVEVDLTTAKGVFRAIVPSGASTGVHEALELRDGDKSKWLGKGVLKAVSNVNNIIAPAVVKAKIPVTEQAKFDEFLNSLDGTPNKGKLGANAILGVSLAVAKAAAALKGVPLYAYFSDLIGSKKPYVLPVPFMNVLNGGTHAGGSLAFQEFMIAPVGAKSFHEAMEIGAEVYQHLKKLAKKEYGQSAANVGDEGGVAPDIQTPEEALDLIVEAIKAAGHWGKVGIAMDSASSEFFKNGKYDLDFKNPKSDGSRALTGAQLGDLYAKLMAKYPLVSLEDPYAEDDWETWTTNFPKTKIQIVGDDLTVTNPKRIAIAIEKKACDALLLKVNQIGSLTESIQAAKDAYAAGWGVMVSHRSGETEDTTIADLTVGLRTGQLKCGAPARSERLAKYNQLMRIEEELGDKAVFAGRDFHIGNKL encoded by the coding sequence ATGTCTACCGTTACTAAGGTCCACGCAAGATACGTCTACGACTCCAGAGGAAACCCAACCGTTGAGGTTGATCTTACCACCGCTAAGGGTGTCTTCAGAGCTATCGTCCCATCCGGTGCTTCCACTGGTGTCCACGAGGCTCTTGAGCTCAGAGATGGTGACAAGTCAAAGTGGCTTGGAAAGGGTGTCTTGAAGGCTGTCAGCAATGTTAACAACATCATTGCCCCAGCTGTCGTCAAGGCTAAGATTCCAGTTACTGAGCAGGCTAAATTCGATGAGTTCTTGAACTCTTTGGACGGTACTCCAAACAAGGGTAAGCTTGGTGCTAACGCCATTCTTGGTGTTTCTCTTGCTGTTGCCAaggctgctgctgctttGAAGGGTGTTCCATTGTACGCCTACTTCTCCGATCTTATTGGATCCAAGAAGCCATACGTTCTCCCAGTTCCATTCATGAACGTCTTGAACGGTGGTACTCATGCCGGTGGTAGCTTGGCTTTCCAGGAGTTCATGATTGCTCCAGTTGGTGCCAAGTCTTTCCATGAGGCTATGGAAATCGGTGCTGAGGTTTACCAGcacttgaagaagttggcCAAGAAGGAGTACGGTCAATCCGCTGCTAACGTCGGTGACGAAGGTGGTGTTGCTCCAGATATTCAGACTCCAGAGGAGGCTCTTGACTTGATTGTTGAGGCTATCAAGGCTGCTGGCCACTGGGGTAAGGTCGGTATTGCTATGGACTCTGCTTCATCTGAGTTCTTCAAGAACGGCAAGTACGACTTGGACTTCAAGAATCCAAAGTCTGACGGTTCTAGAGCTTTGACTGGTGCCCAACTTGGTGACCTTTACGCTAAGTTGATGGCCAAGTATCCACTTGTCTCCTTGGAGGACCCATACGCTGAGGATGACTGGGAAACATGGACCACTAACTTCCCTAAGACCAAGATCCAGATTGTTGGTGATGATTTGACTGTTACCAACCCTAAGAGAATCGCCATTGCCATCGAGAAGAAGGCATGTGACgctcttcttttgaaggTTAACCAGATTGGTTCTTTGACTGAGTCCATCCAGGCTGCTAAGGATGCTTACGCTGCCGGCTGGGGTGTTATGGTTTCCCACAGATCTGGTGAGACTGAGGACACTACCATTGCTGACCTTACTGTCGGTTTGAGAACTGGTCAGTTGAAGTGCGGTGCTCCAGCTAGATCTGAGAGATTGGCTAAGTACAACCAGTTGATGAGAATTGAGGAGGAGCTTGGTGACAAGGCTGTCTTCGCTGGAAGAGACTTCCATATCGGAAACAAGCTATGA